From Arcobacter arenosus:
CAAAAAAATTCAAAAATTATAAAGACTTTTATATAAAACATAACGATTTAATATTTTCTAAACTCGGTCTTGGAACTTTTAATAAAGAACCATATAAAGAAGAGAACTATGTATTTCATTATATTGAAGGTGTAAAAGAAGCTATTAGAAGTGGAATAAATCTTATTGATACCGCAAGTAATTATAGATATGGACAAAGTGAAAAAGAGATAGGTATCGCTTTAAAAGAATTATTAGATGAAGATGAGATTAAAAGAGAAGAATTAATTATCTGTTCAAAGGGAGGGTTTATCCAATTAGATTATCCTTTTCCTGAAAATCCTTATGAATGGATAGATGAAAAAATCATAAAAGCTAAACTAGCTACCAAAGATGATATTGAATTAGACCAACACTGTTTAACAGCAGATTTTATAGAGTGGTCATGTAAAAAATCATTGGAAAATGTGGGAATAGATTGTTTTGATATCTATTATCTACATAATCCTGAGATGCAAATTTTGAAATTAGGTTATGATAAATTTCTAAAAAAAGTTGAATCAATATTTAAACGATTTGAAAAAATGGTAACTATGGGGCTTATCAAAAACTATGGCGTTGCTGTATGGAATGGCTTTATTAGTGAGATTAGTGGAGAAAATATTAATTTAGAAGATTTGGTTAATATTGCAAAAAAAGTTGGTGGAGAAAATCACCATTTTAAATATATTCAAACACCTTTTAATATTGGAAAAACTTCAATTTACATTCTACCAACACAAAAAGTTAATGGGGAAGAGTGTACTTTACTACAAGCTGCACATAGATTAAAAATAGGTGTTATTTCAAGTTCATCTTTACTTCAAATGAATCTATTTAAAAAATCATTCAAACCAGAAACTGGTTACCTATTAGATTCAAAAATGGTTTTAGAAAATGATATACAATTAGCACTACAATTTGTACGTTCAACTCCAGGAATAATTAGTTCGCTTTTTGCTTCAAAAGCCCCAATTCATATAAAAAAGAATTTAGAGATTACAAAAATAAAAGCTACCCCTAGAGCAAACTATGACCTAATGTATAGAGTATAAGTAGTTTACGATGATTTATGATGTAATTGTAGTTGGGGGAGGTGTAGCTGGACTTATGGCAGCAATTGAAGCTAAAACCCAAACAAATAAAGTAGCAATAATAACCAAGGGTAATATTTTTAAATCAAACTCTTCTATGGCAAGTGGTGGGATTAATGCAGTATTAGATTCAAATGATAAAGAAGCAATTCAATCCCATATAAATGATACTTACAAATCTTCTAAAGGTTTAGGAGATTTAAAATCTATAACATATATGTGTAATCAAGCATCAGAGATTATATCAAAATTGATAAGTTTTGGAGTTCCTTTTGATAGGGATGAAAAAGGGGATATTTCACAACGACCATTTGGTGGAGCAGGAATAAATAGAACCTGTTATGTTGGTGATAAAACAGGTAGTGCTATCACCCAAGCACTTATAAAAAAGGCTAAATCTCTGGGGATTACTTTTTTAGTAAATAGATATGTTTTAAACTTAACTACCCATGAAAAAACAATTAGTGGTGTAACGGTTTTAAGAAGAAGTGATTCAATGGTAATTGTTCATCCTGCAAAAGCAATAGTTCTTGCTGGTGGTGGTTATGCAGGGATTTTTAGAGGGAATTCTACAAATGCACAAGATTATACAGGAGATCTTTTAGCTGTTTGTTTAAGGGCTGGACTTAGTTTGAAAGATATGGAGTTTATTCAATTTCACCCAACAGGTATTGCAAAAACAAATTATCTTGTAACAGAAGCTGCAAGGGGCGAAGGTGGTTACCTAATTAATAGCGATGGAGAAAGGTTTGTAAATGAACTTGAAACCAGAGATAAAATTGCAAAAGCTATACTAGAACAAAAACAAAAAGGGCATAAGGTATTTATTGATTTAAGACACTTACCCTTAGAAAAAATAGAAACAAAATTACCTTCTCTTTATTCTGTTGCCTATAATCAAGTTGGGGTAAATTTAAGTAAAGATTTACTTGAGATTAAACCTGTTGCCCATTATACGATGGGTGGTGTTGAAACAAATATGACAAAAACAAAAATAAAAGGATTGTATGCTTGTGGTGAGATGGCTTGTGAAGGACTTCATGGGGCAAATAGACTTGGAGGAAACTCTTTATTAGAGGGAACTGTTTTTGGGGAATTAGCGGGAAAAAAAGCTTTAGAATATTCTAAAAAGACCGATTTCTTACCAGTAGATTACAATTATGTAATAAAAGATATTGAGAATATTGATAAATTATTCGAAGGTGATACCTCAAAAAATTTTAATGCAATTAGAATCTCCCTTGGTAATTCTATGTTTAATGATGTTGGAATCTTAAGAACTAAAGAATCTCTTATTAGAGCCTTTGATTACGCAAAATATCTACGGAATCAGTCATATTCTCTTCATTGTATAAATAAAGAAAAAAGAAATAATGTAGAACTTGTTTCTATCTTGGAGTTAAGAAACGCTTTAGAAGTGGCGGAAGCTATCATCTTATCAGCTAAAAAGAGAAAAGAGAGTAGAGGAAGTCATCATAGAAAAGATTTTCCTAAAACAGATGAAAGTTACTCAAAATCTATTTTAATAAAAGAGTTTCAAAAAGGTTTTTTTAAAGTAGAACTTGAAGATAAAAGCTTTTTATCAACGGTTAGAAATCTTATTATAAATAAAGTGTAGATAAATTTAAAAAGGAGAAATTGAAAATGGCAAAAGTTATGTTAAGAGAGAGTGAAGGGATAATCTATTTTTATGTTGCAAAAAAAGACATGGAAGAGACAATAGAAACACTTGAATTTGATAGTGAAGAAAAATGGGGCGGAGAGTGTGAGTTATCTAATGGTGAAACATGGTGGATACAACCAGGGCCTAAAAGTTTACCAAAAGAAGAAGTTTGTAAAAAAATTGCTGACTAGTTGAATAAATATTCACATTGACTAAATAGTGAACAGTTTTTGATAATAATTCTGTTCACTTTCTTATATACTTATACTGTGTAGTAAAATCTAATTTAAATCCTAAAAGGACGTCAAATGGCATTAATGGACGACAGAGGATCATGTGAAACCTGTGTTACGACAAAAGAGTTAACAACTTTATATGATATTGCAGCGATGATTACAAATCAACATAATTTGCAAACATCAATTGAAAAATCTATGAAAATTTTGAAAAACTCTTTAAACCTTACAAATTGTTCAGTACATATCTTAGAAGATGAAGAATTAAATGTTTTTGCTTCTATTGAGATGACAACAATTCAAAAAAAACTATCTAGCTATAAAATTGGAGAAGGTGCTACTGGTATGGCGGCACAGTCAAAAGAACCTATAGTGATTGAAAATATACATAGTGATTCACTTTACTTAAATAAATCAGGGAAAAAAGACTTTAATAATCTTTCTTATGTTGCTGTACCTTTAGTTGTTGAAGATACTACTATTGGTGTATTAGGAGCAACAATTACAAAAACAACAGAAATTGGATTTGAAGATTGTGTAAGAATATTAACAATTATCGCATCACTTTTTGCCCAAGCAATCTATTCTTTTCAATTAAATGTCAACGAAAAAGAAAGATTAAAAGAACTAAAACTTTATTATAAAATGGAATGGGATTCAAAGGTTCATAATTTTGGAGATATTATCGGAGATAGTCCAAAAATGAATATGGTATTCCAAGTTATTCAAAGGATTGCGCAATCAGATGTAACTGTACTTGTTCGTGGAGAAACGGGAACAGGTAAAGAGTTAGTTGCAGCTGCAATTCATAAAAGAAGTAAAAGAAAAGAAGAACCTTTTATAAAACTAAATTGTGCGGCAATTACAGATTCTTTGCTTGAAAGTGAACTTTTTGGTCATGAAAAAGGTGCCTTTACCGATGCAAGAGAAACTAGAAAAGGTAGATTCGAACTTGCAGATGGGGGAACTTTATTTTTAGATGAAATAGGTGATATTTCTCCTTCTGCTCAAGTAAAACTATTAAGGGTTTTACAAGAGCGAGAATTTGAAAGAGTTGGGGGAAGTAAAACTATTAAAGTAAATGTTAGACTTGTTGCTGCAACCAATCGAAATTTAGAGCAAATGGTAAAAGATGGAAAGTTTAGGGAAGATTTATATTATAGATTAAATGTTATCCCTATTGATTTACCGCCACTTAGAGAAAGGGGTGATGATATTAGACAACTAGTTGAATTCTTCCTAGAAAGGGCAATTAAAAATCACAAAAAACCTGTTAGCTTATTACCTGAAGCTATGGATATATTGTGTAAATATCCTTGGCCTGGAAATGTAAGAGAATTAGAAAATACTATTGAGAGAATTGTTTTAATGGGTAGTGAAGATATGAATAAGATGGATATGCTTTTCTTACTTCCTGCACTAAATGATTTAAATCTTAAAAAAGAGTACAAAACTATTCCAATGGAGAATAAAACATTAGAAGAGATAGAAAAAGAAGCTATTGAAACAGCATTGGAGAACAATAACTTTAATCAATCTAATGCGGCAAAAGAGCTTGGAATAACACTTAGACAAATGGGTTATAAAATCAAAAAATATGGAATCTCAAATGAAATATAAAAATAAAGAGTTTTTATTAACTGATGAGTTTATAGATATTGGTTATATGGCTGAAGAGGTTGAAGCAGTCGATATAGAAGGTAATGAAATCATATTAAAAAAAGCAAGTGAAAATAGAATGATTCAAATCTTTCTATCTTTCCCTAGCTTTGGAGAGTTTAAAGAAGAGATTTTAGCTTTTGATGAATTTATGGATGAAGCACAAGTTGAAATATTTTCATATATTTTATTTAATGAAAAAATTGAACTTCCAAAATTTAAAAAACTTATTCCAATATTTGATGTAAACCAAGATTTTGCAGATATGTATGGAACAAAAATAATTAGTGGAAGTTTAGAAAATAAACTTACAAAATCATTGTTTTTAATAGGTAAAGATGGAGCAATTTATCATATTGATATGCCAGAAAATTTAGAAACACCTTTTGATATGGATAGAATCAGAATAGAACTAAATAAAGTATATCAATCTTATACAGGAGTAGGCTGTCACGGTTAACAGACTATTCCCACCAAATATCAGTTTTTTTATATTCTAAAAGTGGGATTATTTCACCCATTTTGGGATGACTAACTTTTATATCATCTTTCTTTGCTAACTTATTTATTATCTCTAAAGGCTCATTCCAAGGATGCATTGATAGTTTAAAACTACTGTTGTGAATGGGGAATAAAATATTTGCATTTAAATCTTTGAAAGCTTGAATTGTTTCTTTTGGCATCATATGAATCTCTTTCCAGCTTTCATTATAAGCTCCTGCTTCTAAAAATGCCATATCAAAAGGTCCGTATTTTTCAGCAATTTTCTTAAATCCTTCAAAATAACCTGTATCAGCACTAAAAAATATATTTGTATCTTTTGATTTAATTACCCAAGATGCCCATAAAGTATCGTTTCTATCAAATAAACCACGACCTGAAAAATGTTGGGCTGGAGTAGCTGTAATTTTTATAGTTTTATTAGTACAAGATTGCCACCAGTCAAGTTCACAAATTTTCATTGTATCTACCCCAAAATCTATTAATTGTTTTTTTATTCCAAGGGTTGTGTAGAAGTTACCTACTTTATCTTTTAGTTTTTTTATACTTGGCTCATCTAAATGGTCATAATGATTATGGGAAATAATTATAATATCTATAAATGGTAACTCTTCAATGGTAATTGGTAATTCATGAAATCTTTTTGGAGCTACAAATGGAAAAGGTGTAATTTTTTCTGAAAACACAGGGTCTGTTAAAATATATTTATTATCAAGTTTAAATAATAGTGTAGAATGAATAATTCTAATCATAGAATTATTAGGCATATTTAAAATATTTTCTTTTGTAAGTTTATTTACTGGAATAGTATTTTCTTTAGGTATTTTATTTTTTGAATCGTTAGTAATAAACTTCCATACATTTGATAAGAAAGAGGAGAAATCTGACTTATATTCTATTTGTGTATTTTTGAATTTTCCATTTTGATAATGTTCTAAATTTTCATATTGTGAATCTAAATTTTTTTGAGAACAACATCCCGCCATAATAACTCCTGTACATAAAACTATTAGTAGAAATCGCATAATTATCCTAATTTATTAGATCAACACCTGAAATCTCTTCATAAAATTTTATTAGATTATCTTGCAGGTTTATATCATCTGCCTTTGAAGAGTATTTAGTTTCTTGAAGATGATAAAAATATTTTCCATTAAATGTTAATTCTTCATTTGAAGCTAACCAAACTTGGGTCTTACTGCCATCTTCTAAACTATCAGGTGCATTGTAATTTGCCATTTTTGTTTTAACCCAACCTGGGTCAACTATGTTAAAACGAGTATCTTTTAATACTCTTGAAGCAGCTAAACCCAACATCAAAATCATTAATTTTGATGTTGAGTAATCAACTGCCTGGTCAATTTTCAACATCTCTAAATCAATATCTCCTTGAGGATGCATATTTGAACCAATATATAAAACCTGCTTTGGCTTAGAAATTAAAGCTGTTAGAACAAATGGTGCCAAAACATTCACTTTAAATATTGTTTTTTTATCCTCATTTAAAACACCAGCATTATGAATAATGGTGTCAAATCCTCCTAAAAGGTTTAGTTCATCTGCTAAGATTTTTGTTTCATCTAAATTATTTAAATCGGCTATTAATATTTTTACATCTATTTTAAAATAAGCCTTAATTTGCATAGCTCTTTGTTTATCTTTTGCATGGAAAACAACTTCATGGCCAAGGCTTACTAACTGCCTTGCCGTTTCTAAGCCAATTCCATCAGATGAACCTGTTATAAATATTTTTGACATTGTTTCTATTTAATCTAGATAGTAGCTGTATCTATAACGTATCTATATCTAGCTTTTTTATCTTCAACATTTTTCCATGCTTGAGTGATTTCACTAGCTTTAATCATTTGAATCTCTGGTAATACATCATTAGCTACACAATAATCTACCATTTCTTGAGTCTCTTTCATCCCACCAATTAATGATGCATTGAAGTTAACTCTATTAAATGCAAGTCCAATATTACTTAGTGTAAGTTCAAAACCTACTGGCATACCAACCATAGTAAAGTAACCATATGGTTTTACAACATTTGCATATGCAGCAACATTAAATTGGTAAGGAATTGTAGAAATCATATAGTCTAACTGTCCAGTATATTCTTGAAGACTTTTTAACTCATCATCAACAACAATAACCTCTTTTGCTCCAAAACCTTTGATATCTTCTACTTTGTCAGCACTTGTTGTAAAGGCATAAACCTCTGCACCTTTTGATACAGCAATTTTAACAGCCATATGACCTAGTCCACCAATTCCTGCAACTCCAACTTTGTCACCTTTTTTAATATCTGCTTTTATAAGTGGTGAATATGTTGTGATTCCTGCACATAAAAGTGGAGCAGCTTTTTCAAAACTTACACCATCAGGTAAATGTACTGCAAAGTGATCTCTTACAACAATCTCTTTTGAGTAACCACCTTGAGTGATTCTAGTAGGTTCTCTGTCATCAGGATAACCATAAGTAAACAATGTATTACTTTCATATTGTTCTTCTTCACAAGTTGTACATCCATCAACCATACAACCAACACCTGCTCTGTCTCCCACTTTAAATTTAGTAACATCTTTTCCAATAGCTGTTACTATACCAGCAATTTCATGCCCTGGAACTTGTGGATATTGTTGTTTCCCCCAGTGACCTTTTTCTTGGTGAATATCAGAGTGACAAATACTTGCTGCTTTTATCTCAATTAAAATATCATTATCACCTACTGGTCTTCTTTTAAAAGTATATGGTTTAATTTCACCAGACTCATCAAATGCTGCATAACCTTTTGTTTCTACGTAATTCATTTTATTTTCTTCCTTTGCTAATATATTTATAGGGCTTGAAGTAAGAGCTACTCCAGTCGATATAATTGCTGAGTTCTTTAAAAACTCTCTTCTCGATTGTTCTTGTTTTTTTGTTTTTTCCATGATTACTAGCCTTTTAAACTATTGTAATACTCATCCTCTACTGGTTCTAACCATTCATTTGAAGTTTTCTCTCCTGGAACTTCAACAGAGATATGGCTAAACCAACTATCTTTTTTAGCTCCATGCCAATGCTTAGTATTAGGAGGAATTATCCCAATTGAACCCTCTTTTAGTTCTTGTGGTTCTTGTCCTTCTAACACTAACCATCCTTCACCTGCTGTACAAATTAACATTTGACCACCACCACTTTTTGATAAGTGTTTATGCCAATTGTTTCTACATCCCGGTTCAAAAGTCACATTTGCTAAAAAAATTGGAGTTTCTCCTGGTTTTACTAAAAAGTTTAGAAATGAATCTCCAATAAAATATTTTGCATAATCAATATTAGGAACGCCTATTCCAAACATATTTACTTTTTCAAATTCTTCTTTATTTAAATATTTCATATTGTCCTTCTTACTTATTAATCTATTAACTTAATTTCTATAGTTCCTGACATAGAGTTTATATACTCTTTTCCAGAAACAACTTTTCCTAATTCATATAGTCCACTTGCACTTCCAAAGTCTTTGTAAAACATAACAACATCACCCCAAGGTGCATAATAAGCAAGGGTTCCTGTTACTGCATTTTTAGCTAGAGGTGTATTTGAAGTTGAAAGTTTATTTGGTGGGTAAAAGATTTTCTCATCATGGCTATAGTTTTCAACCTTTATATCTAAAGGTAGTTGAGCTAATAACTCTTTTGAAGCTTGTGAATTATTTAACTCATAAACTGTAATATTCCCATTTGATTCAACACTAATTTTCATCAATTTATCCTTTTTTAAATCATTTGCATTTAGTGAAATTGATAAAATCACCAAACTTATGATAGAAATTAATTTCTTTGTTAAGCTTTTCATCTCTTTTACTCCTTTTGTAAAAGTTCTACTAATATTATAAAACATATACAAAATCATTAGTAGAAAGATAATCCGTATTGATTGTCTAATTCTCTAAATATTTTATTTTACCTCTACAAACTCAATCTCTTCATTATCTTCAGTAGATTCATTTCTTGCAAAAAATAAAATTATAATGCAAGCAATAACAGCTAAAACTGCATAAAACAATGATACATGATAAAGATCCATATAGTGGGATAACTGCCCTGCTATAAAACTAGGGATTGCAGCCCCAGCATATGATGTAGCATAAATTAAAGATAACAATCCTGCTCTTTGATCTATGGTAACATCTTTTAAAAGGGATCTAATACTCCCTGTTAATGCTGCCCCTTGTGAGGCACCTGCTAACATACTACTTAATAAAAAGCCATAAATATTAGAATATTTCAATGAGAATACAATGCCCATTACTCCAATTGTGAAAAAAAACATTCCAATTCTTTGTGCATTTGCAGGAGTTAATTTTGCTGTCACTGGACCTCCTATAGCACTGGGTAAAAGGTAAGATGAAAACATGATTCCAATCATTAAAGTACTATGTGTGTTTAACTGGTCAACAGCAACTGAAGGCCCAAAAGCTTGATAAAAAGCTCCCATAGCCCATGTCGATACAAAGGTAACTGCTGCAATGTAAAAAAGCTTTTTGTTTTTTTGAGGTAAAGAAAATCTTGGTTTAAATGATTTTATTAAGCCAGGCTTTTTTTTAATTGTCTCAGGGCTTAGTGCAATTAAAATTGTACAAATTGCTAGAATTATTAATATAGCAATATATGATAAACTTTTAGGATATGGTGCAAATTGAACAAAAGCACCTGAAAATAAAGCTCCAATAGTTAATCCAACCATAGGTGAATTACTCACAATTGCTGCAGGTAACCATTGGGGCAAAGATGAACCATTATCAATAATATATGAGGTAAGTGAACTTGATGCTAAACCACATGCAAGTCCTAAAAGTAATCTTGCGATAATTAATGGAGTCGCACTATTAATATCAAACAATAAAGATATTGAAATTGCAGATAAGCCAAAAATTATAAAAGCAACAATTTTTCTTCCTAAATAATTTGATATTCTACCAAATATAAGTAGTGCTGTAATTGCACCTATGAAGTAAACAACTGCAGTTAAAGCTAAATCATTATAAGTCAATCCTTCATCTTGTCTATAAATATCATATAAAGGAATAGGTGTAGCAGAAGCTGCAAATACCATTAAAAATGAAAATGTTGCAGCAAAGAAGCCTATTTTAGTTTTTTTATTCATTTATAATTCCTTTTATAATCTATGTTTTGATTATAAAGAAGAATTATATTTATGAATAGAAAGATATTCCAATAAACTTGTCAGATTCTCTAAATTTATAAAGAATGACATTAAATTTAGGCTAAATATGCTCCACCACAAACAGGTAAATATGTTCCTGTAAGTTGTGAACTTTCGTCTTGGCATAATAAATAAACTGCATTTGCCACATCTTTTGGTAAAGAGATATTACCAGATGGTGTAATTGATTTAATAAACTCTTTAAACTCATCAGGAGCCTGCGCTGTTGCATCAGTTAATACTAATCCGGGAGCTACAACATTTGATGTGATTCCATTTGTTCCTAATTCTTGTGCAAGATATTTGTTAAATGAATCTACTGCACCTTTAGCACTACCATGGGCAATAAAACTAGGAAGTGGACTTTCTGAAAGAGTACTTGAAATAAATACTAATCTACCAAATTTTTTTTCAATCATTGAAGTGTTAACCGCATATTGTGCACATAAATAAGCTGCTCTCATTTCATCATTTAATTTTTGTGAAAACTCATCCCAAGTTTTCAGTACAAATGGTTTTGGAGTGAAATTCATATTTGCATTTGATACTAAAATATCAACTCCACCAAACTCAGATTTTATTTTTTCAAACATTGCTTTAATTTGAGATTCATCCCTCACATCTGCTTGAATAGTGTGAGCTTCTCCTCCTTCAAAGTTAATCTCTTTTGCTAAATCTTCAGCAACTTCGGTACTGTTTACATAATTTATAAAAACTCTATAGTTTTTAGATTGAAACTTTTTTGCAACTGCAGCACCGATACCTCTTGCTCCACCTGTAATAAGTACATTTTTCTTATTCATATTGTTCCTTTATATTTACTTGTTATTGACAAGTATATTAAGAAAAGACTTAAAGCTTGTTAAAGACAAGTATTTAATCTTAACTATGATATAATCACCTATGGAAAAACAAGAATTTATATTAAACGAATCATTTGGTTATCACTTTACTAGTATCACATTGATAATAAAAAGGATGATGGAGTCATGCCTAAAACCTTACAATTTAACCCATTTACAATTTAGTATTCTTGTTAATTTATATAAGAATAATGTTTCAACGCAGAAAGAACTTCTAAAATATACCTATGGAGATGAAGCAAGTATTACTAGACTAATTAATAGAATGGAGTCAAAAGGTTTTTTAAAAAGGGTACCTTCAATTGAGGATAAAAGAAAAAAGAAAATCATATTAACAGAAGAGGGGATAAACCTAACAGAAGAAGTTTTATCTTGTGCTAAAGAAGTTAACAATTCATTAGTTGAAGATTTAGATGAAAAAGAAAATAAACAATTACTCAATCTTCTTCAAAAAGTTCACAACTCTATAAAATCATAATATCTCACTATTTTAGTATAGTAGATATCTTTAATACTTACCTAAAATAAAGTAAGAATACTTTAAGAAAGAATAGTTAAGATTTAAAGTTAAAAACCAGTATAGAGGAAATTATTATGTCTATGAAAAATATCCCATTATCAGTTTTAGACTTAGTCCCAATAGGAGAAGGTTTTTCAATAAGCGATGCTATGAGAAACAGTACAAAACTTGCTCAAGCCGTTGAACAATTTGGATATGAAAGATATTGGATAGCAGAACATCACAATTTTATTAATATTGCAAGCGCAGCTACTTCTGTTTTATTAAGTCATATAGGAGCAAATACAAAAAAAATAAGAATTGGTTCAGGTGGGATCATGTTACCAAATCATGCACCTTTAGTTATTGCTGAACAATTTGGAACATTGGAATCTTTATATCCCAATAGAATTGACTTAGGACTTGGACGTGCTCCTGGGACAGACCAAAGAACTGCAATGGCTTTAAGAAAAGATAAAAATGATGGCTCTGATTTTCCACTTATGTTAAATCATCTACAATACTATTTATCAAATGAAGGTGG
This genomic window contains:
- a CDS encoding aldo/keto reductase yields the protein MAEATFDDTLNFAKKFKNYKDFYIKHNDLIFSKLGLGTFNKEPYKEENYVFHYIEGVKEAIRSGINLIDTASNYRYGQSEKEIGIALKELLDEDEIKREELIICSKGGFIQLDYPFPENPYEWIDEKIIKAKLATKDDIELDQHCLTADFIEWSCKKSLENVGIDCFDIYYLHNPEMQILKLGYDKFLKKVESIFKRFEKMVTMGLIKNYGVAVWNGFISEISGENINLEDLVNIAKKVGGENHHFKYIQTPFNIGKTSIYILPTQKVNGEECTLLQAAHRLKIGVISSSSLLQMNLFKKSFKPETGYLLDSKMVLENDIQLALQFVRSTPGIISSLFASKAPIHIKKNLEITKIKATPRANYDLMYRV
- a CDS encoding cyclophilin-like fold protein, whose translation is MKSLTKKLISIISLVILSISLNANDLKKDKLMKISVESNGNITVYELNNSQASKELLAQLPLDIKVENYSHDEKIFYPPNKLSTSNTPLAKNAVTGTLAYYAPWGDVVMFYKDFGSASGLYELGKVVSGKEYINSMSGTIEIKLID
- a CDS encoding MBL fold metallo-hydrolase, which produces MRFLLIVLCTGVIMAGCCSQKNLDSQYENLEHYQNGKFKNTQIEYKSDFSSFLSNVWKFITNDSKNKIPKENTIPVNKLTKENILNMPNNSMIRIIHSTLLFKLDNKYILTDPVFSEKITPFPFVAPKRFHELPITIEELPFIDIIIISHNHYDHLDEPSIKKLKDKVGNFYTTLGIKKQLIDFGVDTMKICELDWWQSCTNKTIKITATPAQHFSGRGLFDRNDTLWASWVIKSKDTNIFFSADTGYFEGFKKIAEKYGPFDMAFLEAGAYNESWKEIHMMPKETIQAFKDLNANILFPIHNSSFKLSMHPWNEPLEIINKLAKKDDIKVSHPKMGEIIPLLEYKKTDIWWE
- the nifT gene encoding putative nitrogen fixation protein NifT, with the protein product MAKVMLRESEGIIYFYVAKKDMEETIETLEFDSEEKWGGECELSNGETWWIQPGPKSLPKEEVCKKIAD
- a CDS encoding NAD(P)-dependent alcohol dehydrogenase yields the protein MEKTKKQEQSRREFLKNSAIISTGVALTSSPINILAKEENKMNYVETKGYAAFDESGEIKPYTFKRRPVGDNDILIEIKAASICHSDIHQEKGHWGKQQYPQVPGHEIAGIVTAIGKDVTKFKVGDRAGVGCMVDGCTTCEEEQYESNTLFTYGYPDDREPTRITQGGYSKEIVVRDHFAVHLPDGVSFEKAAPLLCAGITTYSPLIKADIKKGDKVGVAGIGGLGHMAVKIAVSKGAEVYAFTTSADKVEDIKGFGAKEVIVVDDELKSLQEYTGQLDYMISTIPYQFNVAAYANVVKPYGYFTMVGMPVGFELTLSNIGLAFNRVNFNASLIGGMKETQEMVDYCVANDVLPEIQMIKASEITQAWKNVEDKKARYRYVIDTATI
- a CDS encoding SDR family NAD(P)-dependent oxidoreductase, which codes for MSKIFITGSSDGIGLETARQLVSLGHEVVFHAKDKQRAMQIKAYFKIDVKILIADLNNLDETKILADELNLLGGFDTIIHNAGVLNEDKKTIFKVNVLAPFVLTALISKPKQVLYIGSNMHPQGDIDLEMLKIDQAVDYSTSKLMILMLGLAASRVLKDTRFNIVDPGWVKTKMANYNAPDSLEDGSKTQVWLASNEELTFNGKYFYHLQETKYSSKADDINLQDNLIKFYEEISGVDLIN
- a CDS encoding cupin domain-containing protein, which codes for MKYLNKEEFEKVNMFGIGVPNIDYAKYFIGDSFLNFLVKPGETPIFLANVTFEPGCRNNWHKHLSKSGGGQMLICTAGEGWLVLEGQEPQELKEGSIGIIPPNTKHWHGAKKDSWFSHISVEVPGEKTSNEWLEPVEDEYYNSLKG
- a CDS encoding MFS transporter, with product MNKKTKIGFFAATFSFLMVFAASATPIPLYDIYRQDEGLTYNDLALTAVVYFIGAITALLIFGRISNYLGRKIVAFIIFGLSAISISLLFDINSATPLIIARLLLGLACGLASSSLTSYIIDNGSSLPQWLPAAIVSNSPMVGLTIGALFSGAFVQFAPYPKSLSYIAILIILAICTILIALSPETIKKKPGLIKSFKPRFSLPQKNKKLFYIAAVTFVSTWAMGAFYQAFGPSVAVDQLNTHSTLMIGIMFSSYLLPSAIGGPVTAKLTPANAQRIGMFFFTIGVMGIVFSLKYSNIYGFLLSSMLAGASQGAALTGSIRSLLKDVTIDQRAGLLSLIYATSYAGAAIPSFIAGQLSHYMDLYHVSLFYAVLAVIACIIILFFARNESTEDNEEIEFVEVK
- a CDS encoding L-aspartate oxidase; translated protein: MIYDVIVVGGGVAGLMAAIEAKTQTNKVAIITKGNIFKSNSSMASGGINAVLDSNDKEAIQSHINDTYKSSKGLGDLKSITYMCNQASEIISKLISFGVPFDRDEKGDISQRPFGGAGINRTCYVGDKTGSAITQALIKKAKSLGITFLVNRYVLNLTTHEKTISGVTVLRRSDSMVIVHPAKAIVLAGGGYAGIFRGNSTNAQDYTGDLLAVCLRAGLSLKDMEFIQFHPTGIAKTNYLVTEAARGEGGYLINSDGERFVNELETRDKIAKAILEQKQKGHKVFIDLRHLPLEKIETKLPSLYSVAYNQVGVNLSKDLLEIKPVAHYTMGGVETNMTKTKIKGLYACGEMACEGLHGANRLGGNSLLEGTVFGELAGKKALEYSKKTDFLPVDYNYVIKDIENIDKLFEGDTSKNFNAIRISLGNSMFNDVGILRTKESLIRAFDYAKYLRNQSYSLHCINKEKRNNVELVSILELRNALEVAEAIILSAKKRKESRGSHHRKDFPKTDESYSKSILIKEFQKGFFKVELEDKSFLSTVRNLIINKV
- a CDS encoding sigma-54-dependent Fis family transcriptional regulator, with amino-acid sequence MALMDDRGSCETCVTTKELTTLYDIAAMITNQHNLQTSIEKSMKILKNSLNLTNCSVHILEDEELNVFASIEMTTIQKKLSSYKIGEGATGMAAQSKEPIVIENIHSDSLYLNKSGKKDFNNLSYVAVPLVVEDTTIGVLGATITKTTEIGFEDCVRILTIIASLFAQAIYSFQLNVNEKERLKELKLYYKMEWDSKVHNFGDIIGDSPKMNMVFQVIQRIAQSDVTVLVRGETGTGKELVAAAIHKRSKRKEEPFIKLNCAAITDSLLESELFGHEKGAFTDARETRKGRFELADGGTLFLDEIGDISPSAQVKLLRVLQEREFERVGGSKTIKVNVRLVAATNRNLEQMVKDGKFREDLYYRLNVIPIDLPPLRERGDDIRQLVEFFLERAIKNHKKPVSLLPEAMDILCKYPWPGNVRELENTIERIVLMGSEDMNKMDMLFLLPALNDLNLKKEYKTIPMENKTLEEIEKEAIETALENNNFNQSNAAKELGITLRQMGYKIKKYGISNEI